In Flavobacterium sp. CS20, a single window of DNA contains:
- a CDS encoding RND family transporter, with product MQKLFSFGFWNTIAGTILRNRIVFITLIIGVSAFLITQWKYIGFSFTEANLLPDKHPMNLEYQSFLEKFGDEGNIIVIATQDSALFTPKKFKEWDQLSDTIRQFSEIKSVIDITDLQNLKKFSEPKRFEFQKILKTKNYTKENLDDFKHFVFDSLPFYEGLVYNSKTKTIQTAVYLEDSIVNTKIRKDFVLEKFVPLIKNFSENTDIKVYVSGMPYVRTLNAQNIVDEIKWFVIATLLVTSFIFYFFFRSFRATFISMLTVIIGVIWAFGFIGLMRYEITVLTAIIPPLIIVIGIPNCIFLINKYQQEIKRHGNQAKSLQRVIAKIGNATLMTNVTTASGFATFIFTQSELLKEFGVVASINIISIFILSLLIIPIIYSYMAPPKDKHLKHLGKKWIEGFVNWIEFMVRHRRITIYFTAIGFMIMSFIGIYFIKVSGSLLEDMPQKAEFIKDVRFFEQEFNGIMPLEFLIDTKRENGVSKLSTLKRIDRLGQALEEFPELSKSLSVVNIAKYAKQAFYNGKPKYYQLPTRQEQNFMLPYFKNFQSNGNLNAYVDSTGQYARLTVFMKDIGTDRMEQIEAQIYPKIQKIFPEDRYNVSMTGKALTFQKGTDYLVKNLVVSLSLAVLLIAIFMAWMFRSFRMILISLIPNILPLLMTAGMMGFLNIPIKPSTILVFSIAFGISVDDTIHFLAKYRQELKARNWKIKRSVYSALRETTVSMFYTSIVLYFGFSVFMISSFGGTVALGGLVSATLLFAMLSNLLLLPSLLLSLERNIANKETLKEPHINVIESEED from the coding sequence ATGCAAAAACTTTTTAGTTTTGGGTTTTGGAATACCATAGCTGGGACAATTCTTCGTAACAGAATTGTGTTTATTACTTTGATAATCGGCGTTTCTGCCTTTTTGATTACTCAGTGGAAATACATTGGCTTTTCTTTTACTGAAGCCAATTTGCTACCCGATAAGCATCCGATGAATCTTGAATACCAATCTTTTTTAGAAAAATTTGGAGATGAAGGCAACATTATTGTTATTGCCACTCAAGACTCAGCACTGTTCACGCCAAAAAAATTCAAAGAATGGGATCAACTTTCTGACACCATTAGGCAGTTTAGTGAAATTAAGAGTGTGATTGATATCACAGATCTTCAAAATCTTAAAAAGTTTTCTGAACCGAAAAGATTTGAGTTTCAAAAAATTCTTAAAACTAAAAATTACACTAAAGAAAACTTAGATGATTTTAAACATTTTGTATTTGACTCATTGCCATTTTATGAAGGTTTGGTGTATAATTCAAAGACGAAGACTATTCAAACCGCGGTTTATCTTGAAGACTCTATCGTAAACACTAAAATCAGAAAAGATTTTGTGCTTGAGAAATTTGTGCCGTTAATAAAAAATTTTTCAGAAAACACTGATATCAAAGTTTATGTGTCTGGTATGCCTTATGTGCGAACTCTTAACGCTCAAAATATAGTTGATGAGATCAAGTGGTTTGTCATAGCGACACTTTTGGTCACTTCTTTTATTTTTTATTTTTTCTTTCGTTCGTTTCGAGCCACTTTCATTTCAATGTTAACGGTCATCATCGGTGTGATTTGGGCGTTTGGATTTATTGGTTTAATGCGTTATGAAATCACAGTGTTAACCGCCATTATTCCGCCATTAATTATTGTGATTGGCATACCCAATTGTATATTTCTCATCAATAAATACCAACAAGAAATCAAGCGACACGGCAACCAAGCCAAATCGCTTCAACGCGTCATTGCTAAAATTGGAAATGCCACTTTGATGACCAACGTGACCACAGCTTCGGGTTTTGCTACTTTTATTTTTACACAGAGTGAATTGCTAAAAGAATTTGGCGTAGTTGCATCTATCAATATCATATCTATTTTTATTTTGAGTTTGCTGATCATCCCAATTATTTATAGTTATATGGCACCGCCAAAAGACAAACATCTTAAACATTTGGGTAAAAAATGGATAGAAGGATTTGTCAATTGGATAGAGTTTATGGTGCGTCATAGACGCATTACGATTTACTTTACAGCAATTGGGTTTATGATAATGAGTTTTATAGGTATTTATTTTATAAAAGTTTCGGGAAGCTTGCTTGAAGATATGCCACAAAAAGCTGAATTTATAAAAGACGTCCGTTTTTTTGAACAAGAGTTCAACGGTATCATGCCTTTAGAATTTTTAATTGATACAAAGCGAGAAAACGGCGTTTCTAAACTTTCAACCTTAAAACGCATAGACCGATTAGGACAAGCTTTAGAAGAATTTCCTGAATTGTCAAAATCGCTATCTGTAGTCAATATAGCTAAATACGCTAAACAGGCTTTTTATAACGGCAAACCTAAATATTACCAATTGCCAACACGACAAGAGCAAAATTTTATGTTGCCATATTTTAAAAACTTTCAATCAAACGGCAATCTCAACGCTTATGTTGATTCTACTGGTCAATATGCACGGTTGACAGTGTTTATGAAAGATATTGGCACCGATAGGATGGAACAAATCGAAGCCCAAATCTATCCCAAAATCCAAAAAATATTTCCAGAAGATCGCTACAACGTCAGTATGACAGGTAAAGCTTTAACTTTTCAGAAAGGCACAGACTATTTGGTGAAAAATCTTGTCGTGTCTTTGTCGCTTGCAGTTTTGCTTATCGCCATATTTATGGCTTGGATGTTTAGATCGTTTAGAATGATTTTAATCTCACTTATTCCAAATATTTTACCACTTTTAATGACGGCAGGAATGATGGGATTTCTTAATATTCCAATCAAACCTTCTACGATTTTGGTATTTAGTATTGCTTTTGGAATAAGCGTAGATGACACTATACATTTTCTCGCTAAATATCGACAAGAACTCAAAGCCAGAAATTGGAAAATTAAACGCTCGGTTTATTCAGCACTCAGAGAAACCACAGTGAGTATGTTTTATACTTCAATTGTTCTGTATTTTGGATTTTCGGTGTTTATGATAAGCAGTTTTGGTGGCACTGTTGCTTTAGGTGGCTTAGTCTCGGCTACTTTGTTGTTTGCTATGCTTTCTAATTTATTGCTTTTGCCTTCTTTACTCTTGTCTTTAGAACGCAATATTGCCAACAAGGAAACATTGAAAGAGCCACATATTAATGTGATAGAAAGTGAAGAAGATTGA
- a CDS encoding DUF5686 family protein, with protein sequence MSKLIAQETVSVNLVNQNAEPVAFAVAITSDTVVFSNPLGQLSFDKQPKNLKIYALGYQPRTLEHFQLQVTLQKSEVNQNNADQIIAEVFENDSTNNPFKSLDKIAFKRYNRTLIKRDSIRNSTSNENLFSERTSEFLIDQHKIRERIIAQKNQGFDKPVLKILSHRMHDINWYDKDYVIFEIDYASPLHPDNLRAYRYELIHKTEKFYYIKFSPKLNNTDRLLQGVMQIDNNYALSKIYVNKNDEIKLNLHQNFQKNSAKNLWLTQEILVEMTPGEGGKSVSLFGTNVDIGTLHSRSIAKDDQNNQLFSKSIFYNYNFEPDELDTENYDILVEDNAHKRDTQYWESHRKLPLTPKDSLFFKGTAQTLKRQNTISRIKKLENVNDGFFPIFKWKTDLKTLIKINNFEGLRLGIGGLTNEEFSDQFRVGGYVAYGTKDKKIKFGINTGFLLDRDTNTWLNAEYTDDVREVGSNIYLTDERVYSLFEPRLVNIIFFYKEKTTSLSLQRRLSPKLLSEFKIAYDRIFQTENYAFLNGNIAIQSYDLTRAMVSLRWSPRSRFLKFDNNFINVKEQYPVISGQVEQYFGNTFGGDLSFTKLNLKGQYIYEHLNNSYTEFVLEGNYAFGDVPLTHSFHAYPNAPNDDKILGRFSVAGVKSFETMFFSEFFSTRLASLHIKHTLAPFKISDTFRPEMVLISRHAIGDFSNQEKHLGVDFNTLDKGYSEAGIELNKIFWGFGLSFAYRYGAYHLPNFDDNIAFKFTFNLKL encoded by the coding sequence TTGTCTAAGCTTATAGCACAAGAAACCGTTTCTGTCAATTTAGTCAATCAAAATGCTGAACCCGTTGCTTTTGCAGTTGCTATCACATCAGATACGGTTGTGTTTTCAAATCCTTTGGGGCAATTGAGTTTTGATAAACAACCTAAAAATTTGAAGATTTATGCTTTGGGTTATCAACCTAGAACATTAGAGCACTTTCAATTGCAAGTTACTTTACAAAAATCAGAAGTCAATCAAAACAACGCTGACCAGATTATTGCTGAAGTTTTTGAAAATGACAGCACCAACAATCCTTTCAAAAGTTTAGACAAAATAGCATTTAAACGCTACAACCGCACTTTGATTAAAAGAGATAGTATTCGAAATTCGACATCCAATGAAAATTTGTTTTCTGAACGCACTTCAGAATTTTTAATCGACCAGCATAAAATCAGAGAACGCATTATAGCTCAAAAAAATCAAGGTTTTGACAAGCCTGTGCTTAAAATATTAAGTCATAGAATGCACGATATCAATTGGTATGACAAAGATTATGTCATTTTTGAAATTGATTATGCTTCGCCTTTACATCCTGATAATTTGAGAGCTTATCGTTATGAATTGATCCATAAAACTGAAAAATTTTATTACATCAAATTTAGTCCGAAACTCAACAATACGGATCGGCTTTTACAAGGCGTGATGCAGATTGACAATAATTACGCTTTATCAAAAATTTACGTCAATAAAAACGATGAAATAAAATTGAATTTACATCAAAATTTTCAAAAAAACTCTGCCAAAAACCTTTGGTTAACTCAAGAAATATTGGTTGAAATGACACCAGGAGAAGGTGGCAAATCTGTGAGTCTTTTTGGAACTAATGTTGATATAGGAACGCTTCATAGCCGAAGCATTGCCAAAGACGATCAAAACAATCAGCTTTTTTCAAAATCTATATTTTATAACTATAATTTTGAGCCTGACGAGCTGGATACCGAAAATTATGATATTCTGGTAGAAGACAACGCTCACAAACGCGATACACAATATTGGGAATCACACAGAAAATTACCTTTAACTCCAAAAGACAGTCTGTTTTTTAAAGGTACTGCTCAAACATTAAAACGCCAAAATACCATTTCGAGAATTAAAAAACTCGAAAATGTTAATGATGGTTTTTTTCCGATTTTTAAATGGAAAACCGACTTAAAAACATTGATTAAGATTAATAATTTTGAAGGTTTGCGTTTAGGTATTGGTGGTTTGACTAACGAAGAATTTTCAGACCAATTTAGAGTTGGTGGCTATGTCGCTTACGGCACAAAAGACAAGAAAATTAAATTTGGTATCAATACAGGTTTTTTGCTTGACAGAGATACCAATACATGGCTAAATGCTGAATACACAGATGATGTGAGAGAAGTAGGTAGCAATATTTATCTTACTGATGAACGCGTGTATTCTTTGTTTGAACCGAGATTAGTTAACATCATTTTTTTCTACAAGGAAAAAACCACTTCATTAAGTCTTCAAAGACGATTAAGTCCAAAACTATTATCTGAATTTAAAATTGCATACGATAGAATTTTTCAAACAGAAAACTATGCCTTTCTTAATGGCAATATTGCTATACAATCTTATGATTTGACTCGAGCAATGGTGAGTTTAAGATGGTCGCCACGAAGTCGATTTTTAAAATTTGATAACAACTTCATCAATGTCAAAGAACAATATCCTGTTATTTCAGGACAAGTAGAACAGTATTTTGGTAACACTTTTGGTGGCGATTTAAGTTTTACCAAACTCAATTTAAAAGGTCAATACATTTATGAGCATTTAAACAATAGCTACACAGAATTTGTCTTAGAAGGAAATTATGCCTTTGGTGATGTGCCACTTACGCATTCTTTTCACGCTTATCCAAATGCACCTAACGATGACAAAATTTTAGGTCGGTTTTCTGTAGCAGGTGTTAAGAGTTTTGAAACCATGTTTTTTAGCGAATTTTTTAGCACACGTTTGGCTAGTTTACACATCAAACATACTTTAGCACCTTTTAAAATATCCGATACTTTCAGACCTGAAATGGTTTTGATTTCAAGACACGCCATAGGTGATTTTAGCAACCAAGAGAAACATCTCGGTGTAGATTTTAACACTTTAGACAAAGGATATTCAGAAGCTGGCATAGAGCTCAATAAAATATTTTGGGGCTTTGGTTTGAGCTTTGCTTACCGTTATGGTGCATACCATTTGCCAAACTTTGATGATAATATTGCTTTTAAATTTACATTTAATCTAAAGCTTTAA
- the frr gene encoding ribosome recycling factor: MNEDLDFILDSTKEDMEKSITHLKKQLQNIRAGKANPTMLSTVMVEYYGTMTPLNQVSNINTPDARTLSIQPFEKSLIQEIEKGIMNANLGFNPMNNGDNVIINVPPLTEERRKQLSKQAKAEAEEAKIGVRNDRRNALHELKGIDISEDEMKDAEDEIQKITDNFIQKIDQIFEAKEKEIMTV, encoded by the coding sequence ATGAACGAAGATTTAGACTTTATATTAGATTCTACAAAAGAAGATATGGAAAAATCCATAACTCACTTAAAGAAACAGTTGCAAAACATTAGAGCTGGAAAAGCAAATCCAACTATGCTATCAACGGTGATGGTTGAATATTACGGCACAATGACACCGCTTAATCAAGTGAGCAACATCAACACGCCAGATGCAAGGACATTGTCTATTCAACCTTTTGAGAAATCTCTTATTCAAGAAATTGAAAAAGGAATTATGAACGCCAATTTAGGTTTTAACCCGATGAACAATGGAGACAATGTGATCATCAACGTGCCGCCATTAACCGAAGAACGCCGTAAACAACTGTCTAAACAAGCCAAAGCAGAAGCCGAAGAAGCTAAAATTGGTGTGAGAAATGACCGTAGAAATGCACTTCACGAATTGAAAGGCATTGATATATCTGAAGACGAGATGAAAGATGCCGAAGATGAAATTCAAAAAATTACGGATAACTTTATTCAAAAAATTGACCAAATCTTTGAAGCCAAAGAAAAGGAAATAATGACGGTATAA